GTTGTGTTGACTGGTAAAGGGACAGAGACTCAGGCGGTGGAGCTGCAGCGATTCAACAATATTCTGGCCGTGCTCTTCCTGTCTCTGGCACTCATTTCCTCCTCACTCGGCTGGACGGTCGCAGGTTATTTATTTGCTGTAATGCTTCTTGCAGCTGCAAGTGCCGCCCTGGTGGGCTATTGTGTGGGCTGCACGGTGTATTTCTGGTACAAACAGCTGCGCGCAGGCAGAAAAATCGGATTTTGAGGCTGGCTGAAGCGAGACGGAGTGATACGATGACCAGAACGCCCGATACTTCGAGTAAAGAGAGCCATATTCCGAGGAGTTTTCTTGCGGCAAGTTTTCAGCTGAACCTATAGCGATCGTGATACGATCACTTCATCATGAAATCCCCTTCAAGTGAACTGTTCACTTGAAGGGGATTTTTTTACCTAAACCATGCCTTGTTCAGATTGTTCGTGAAATTGTTATCGTTAAAAGGTACGTTGGCACTGCCAAAGTCTGTAGTATTGAGCGCATTTCGTGCCGCAGAAGTCAGGTCGTCCCATCCGATTAAAGGTTGTAATCCCCCAACGGTGTTGGTAACGCCAAGTTCATGGTTCAGCGGCCAGGTACTATTATAGGAAATCAACGGACGGTTACCTTGTGTATTGGTATTGCTCGGTGTGACGTTGGTGAACTGTCCGTGACCGGAATAGGCGATGGAGAGGATCTGGGGATTGGCTACTGCCGGATTATCTACCCACACGACGATACCTTCCCAATCATGACGATGGCCAAGTCCGGAGGAAGGGGAGTCTTTGGGAAAATACCACGAATACATGATGGCCCACACCCCATTGTGCCAGGCGGAGCGGGAATAGATCTGTCCTGTACTTGAGCTACAGTTTCCATTCGATGACCCGGACGTATTCAAGCCAGCACTGGTATTGCCCTGTTGATCCACTGCGGGGAAAGGTACACAACCATGATAGACTTTCAGAAAAGGCTGAAAACGCTTGGCTGCTTGTTGTGTCACGGTAACTGGGGAGATTTCCTGAAATCCGATAACCTGATCATGGTTAATTTCTGCTGCTTCAACAACGGTGACCCAAGGAATGCATGCCATAAGAAAAACCAGTAGTATTAACACGATTTTTTTCATTCATAATTCTCCTTTAAGGGTATGATGTGGTGTTAAGTTGAGGGTGCACTAAGACTATATTGGAAAAAGGTTTATATTATTTATCTTTTCATCTTAAGATTTGTAAATTTGTAGCATATCCTTGTCATATCAGATGAAGGTATCGAAACCGAAGACTAATTCCTGCCCAAGCGGGCAGAATGGTTGAATAATGAAACTATTTTACATAAAAGGTAGTGGGAAAGATTCAGGACTGGTGCATGAGGTTTACTGGGTAATGGATGGATTAGTAGGTACCTATATGAAAAAATATACTTATGGATTAGAGGCTAGGACATCTTTACATTTGATGATATGATAGGAGTTAAAGGCTTTGGAATGAGACGGAATTCCTGATGCATAGATATAGGTAAGACGAAAGATTAGAGCAGAATGAACGGAAGTTCATTATTGTGTAAAAAATATGCCCTTTTGTGGACTGATGCAACGTAAGAATATGAGGTCGTTTAGACTCATGGATAATGTGGAATAGGTGGCGTATGAGATGAAAAAAGCTCGCTTAATATATAATCCGACCTCAGGCCGGGAAGAAATGAAGAAACGTCTGGCTGATATTTTGCAACGTTTGGATCAAGGTGGTATTGAAGCTTCTTGTCATGCAACAACGGGTGAAGGTGACGCAACCCGGGAAGCTGAACTTGCGATTGAGCGCGGATATGACATGATTATTGCTGCTGGTGGCGATGGCACGTTGTACGAAGTGATTAACGGTATGGCCGAGCGGGAGAACCGTCCTCCGCTGGGTGTGTTTCCTTTGGGAACGACGAATGATTTTGCACGTGCACTGGGTATTCCGAGACAGTGGGAAGATTACGTGGATCTGGTCATTAACCAGCAACTTCGTCCACTCGATCTGGGCAAAGCGAATGATAAGTATTTTATCAACATCGCCGGTGGCGGCTCATTAACTGAACTGACCTATGAAGTACCGAGTCGTCTGAAAACGATGATTGGGCAACTGGCCTATTATATGAAGGGTATTGAGAAAATGGCGAGCCTGTCTCCACAGGAGCTGATTATTCGTGCCGACGGTCAGGAAGAGATCCATGATGAATTCATGTTATTCCTCATCGCCAATACCAATTCGGTCGGGGGCTTTGAAAAGCTGGCTCCAGGTGCCACCATTGATGATGGTCTGTTCGATGTGATCGGTGTCCGCAAATGTAATCTGGCTGACATGATCCGCCTCGTAACGCTCGCGCTGCGTGGGGAGCATCTGAACGACAAGAAAGTGGTTCATTTCCAGACGAGTCATATGGAAGTTACCTCGCCGGGTTATGTGCAACTGAACCTAGATGGAGAGTTGGGCGGCACGCTGCCAGCTACATTTACGAACCTCAAGCATCATCTGCAATTGTATCGTTAAGAATGCGGGGGCCGGGGCAATGTGGGTTGCTTGCGAAAAGCAATGTTGATCGCTTCAGAAAAGCTATGATGTTGCAGCAGTGGTTGCACAGTATTTCATAACTGTTGAGGAGAGTTGGATTGAGCTCTGCGATAAGGCGAGATGGAAGTGGATTTTCCAGTTGCCGTGTAGGGTGGGATCGCGTATAATCTCATGTGGTCACCATGTGTTTAGCTGATAGAGGTACATTGTGGTGATTGAGTTAACGTGACAGCGAACAACGAATATTGAACGGTGAAAGTTAAAAGTGCTGTTCTTGTTTGATGGTATTGCAATGTGATATGCCGTGCTGAATATAGCAGTTTGGTCGAGTGTTGGCGGCTAACGAACTCAGAAAGCCTTAAAAGTGGCGAAATCGCCGGAGCTACGAATCTAACGAATCTCAACGTCGTTATTTTGGAGGAAATGATCTAATAAGGTCGTAAAAGACCATCTGAGGTTGAAATAACGTTTCTGAAGTTCATTAGAAATTCGGAACGTTATTTTTGATGTGAATAAGGTAGCCAGATTCGTTAGAATCAGGAACAAAATGAAAAATGAGATTTTTCCCTCGCCTGCACAGGCAGGGTACTATATAAGAAGAAAGAAGTGAATGTACGTTGTCTAATACGAACCGCAGCGGTCGTGGAAAAAACCGCCGGAATTCGGCTGCCTCTCAGGGGCAAGGGAACGCTTCAGCGTCCCGTCAGCCAAGT
The window above is part of the Paenibacillus sp. 1781tsa1 genome. Proteins encoded here:
- a CDS encoding DUF4395 family protein, producing MREVPMRYVKANQVGIVLFVLLSFVFNPLVVLGALWSIQVVGLASGGKLNLFVQIGKVVLTGKGTETQAVELQRFNNILAVLFLSLALISSSLGWTVAGYLFAVMLLAAASAALVGYCVGCTVYFWYKQLRAGRKIGF
- a CDS encoding NPP1 family protein is translated as MKKIVLILLVFLMACIPWVTVVEAAEINHDQVIGFQEISPVTVTQQAAKRFQPFLKVYHGCVPFPAVDQQGNTSAGLNTSGSSNGNCSSSTGQIYSRSAWHNGVWAIMYSWYFPKDSPSSGLGHRHDWEGIVVWVDNPAVANPQILSIAYSGHGQFTNVTPSNTNTQGNRPLISYNSTWPLNHELGVTNTVGGLQPLIGWDDLTSAARNALNTTDFGSANVPFNDNNFTNNLNKAWFR
- a CDS encoding diacylglycerol kinase — translated: MKKARLIYNPTSGREEMKKRLADILQRLDQGGIEASCHATTGEGDATREAELAIERGYDMIIAAGGDGTLYEVINGMAERENRPPLGVFPLGTTNDFARALGIPRQWEDYVDLVINQQLRPLDLGKANDKYFINIAGGGSLTELTYEVPSRLKTMIGQLAYYMKGIEKMASLSPQELIIRADGQEEIHDEFMLFLIANTNSVGGFEKLAPGATIDDGLFDVIGVRKCNLADMIRLVTLALRGEHLNDKKVVHFQTSHMEVTSPGYVQLNLDGELGGTLPATFTNLKHHLQLYR